One window from the genome of Bradyrhizobium xenonodulans encodes:
- the gspD gene encoding type II secretion system secretin GspD, which yields MQSPVTPRVGRRILFEVVQPLLRLRSALPGTLVLLSSAFLLAACIVTADQSIEADPKDPRAQDIADKIRSLDLQPRQPGDTGSGGVAQAKSSRPAIYLSDGATPQGGALAERDDSGGSGYDLNFENAPVATVAKVILGDVLNVGYTIDPRVQGTVTLASVRPVPKADAVYVLENALRMSGVALVRDRTGYRLLPAPEAGPGGVDRSMNAAAGQGITVVPLRYVSAQNIFKLLDAFGVKAQAMRSDNARNTLIVSGSGSDRATAVDTILSFDADWMRGQSVGIFPVRNSTPEPVITEIEKIMDSGEGGMSQNVIKFQPISRLNSILVVSQKPEYLKRAQTWIARLDRSDTDGVNLKSYPLRYGNSKLIVSMLNDMLLNQSATSNSTLDNASSQVAPGAGISTASSGGPVAALSGLPTAAAGAATPVSGPAGSALGARPAPVASATPAQDNSGLSSGSAKPGLNSLLQNVRITADVTNNAVLVYANQEAQRIVEQTIRQIDRPQRQIAIEATIAEVTLNDQLNYGVQFFLASKQGSISNTISGISNAATVGSNTEGTSNAVNAAAGALLGRALPGFNFLIGAENSPRVILDALHGVTNVKVLSNPSLVVLDNQAATLQVGDQVPFSTGTATVLTANNTVVNTIDYKNTGIILRVLPRANANGNVVLDIEQEISNIAAGSANSLTPTISQRRVKSSIAVTSGQTVLLAGLISETENRQRQGLPILDSIPGVGDAFSHQTNARSRTELILFIRPTVIKDGVDAHVIAEEMRSKMNSRLVGTSNPVVTVSPPKAAR from the coding sequence ATGCAATCTCCAGTCACACCCAGAGTTGGCAGGCGTATCTTGTTTGAAGTGGTCCAGCCGCTTTTGCGCCTTCGCTCAGCGTTGCCTGGAACGCTCGTTCTGTTGTCGTCAGCCTTCCTGCTCGCCGCCTGTATCGTGACGGCCGACCAGTCGATCGAGGCGGATCCCAAGGATCCTCGCGCGCAAGACATCGCCGACAAGATCCGCTCCCTCGATCTCCAGCCACGGCAACCCGGGGACACAGGATCGGGCGGCGTCGCCCAGGCCAAATCGTCGAGGCCGGCGATCTATCTCAGCGATGGTGCAACGCCACAGGGCGGTGCGCTTGCCGAGCGCGATGACTCCGGCGGCAGCGGCTACGACCTCAATTTCGAGAACGCACCGGTGGCGACCGTCGCAAAGGTCATCCTCGGTGACGTGTTGAACGTCGGCTACACCATCGACCCGCGCGTGCAGGGAACCGTCACGCTCGCCTCGGTGCGGCCGGTGCCCAAGGCGGACGCGGTCTACGTGCTCGAAAACGCGCTGCGCATGTCGGGCGTCGCATTGGTCCGTGATCGCACCGGCTATCGCCTGCTGCCGGCGCCGGAGGCCGGTCCCGGCGGCGTCGACCGCTCGATGAACGCGGCAGCCGGCCAGGGCATCACGGTGGTACCGCTGCGCTACGTCTCGGCCCAGAACATCTTCAAGCTGCTCGACGCCTTCGGCGTGAAGGCCCAGGCCATGCGGTCCGACAATGCCCGCAACACGCTGATCGTCAGCGGCAGCGGCAGCGATCGCGCCACCGCGGTCGACACCATTCTGTCATTCGACGCCGACTGGATGCGCGGACAATCCGTCGGCATCTTCCCGGTCCGCAACTCCACGCCCGAGCCCGTGATCACCGAGATCGAGAAGATCATGGATTCCGGCGAAGGCGGCATGAGCCAGAACGTGATCAAGTTCCAGCCGATTTCGCGGCTCAACTCGATCCTCGTGGTCAGCCAGAAGCCGGAATATCTCAAGCGCGCGCAGACCTGGATCGCGCGGCTCGACCGCTCCGACACCGACGGCGTGAACCTGAAGTCCTATCCGCTGCGCTACGGCAATTCCAAGCTGATCGTGTCGATGCTGAACGACATGCTGCTCAACCAGAGCGCGACGAGCAACTCGACGCTCGACAACGCATCGAGCCAGGTCGCGCCGGGTGCCGGGATTTCGACCGCGTCGTCCGGTGGTCCGGTGGCAGCGCTCAGCGGGTTGCCGACCGCCGCCGCCGGCGCGGCGACCCCGGTCTCCGGACCTGCCGGCTCGGCCCTCGGCGCGCGGCCCGCTCCGGTCGCATCCGCAACGCCGGCGCAGGACAATAGCGGTCTTTCGAGCGGCAGTGCGAAGCCCGGCCTCAACAGCCTCCTCCAGAATGTGCGGATCACCGCCGACGTCACCAACAACGCCGTGCTCGTCTACGCCAACCAGGAGGCGCAGCGCATCGTCGAGCAGACCATCCGCCAGATCGACCGGCCGCAGCGCCAGATCGCGATCGAGGCGACGATCGCCGAGGTGACGCTGAACGACCAGCTGAATTACGGCGTGCAGTTCTTCCTCGCCAGCAAGCAGGGCTCGATCTCCAACACCATCTCGGGCATCAGCAATGCGGCCACGGTGGGCAGCAACACCGAGGGAACGAGCAACGCGGTCAATGCCGCGGCCGGCGCCCTGCTCGGCCGCGCGCTGCCGGGCTTCAACTTCCTGATCGGCGCCGAGAACTCGCCGCGCGTCATCCTCGACGCCCTGCATGGCGTCACCAACGTCAAGGTGCTGTCGAACCCGTCGCTGGTGGTGCTGGACAACCAGGCGGCGACCTTGCAGGTCGGCGACCAGGTGCCGTTCTCGACCGGCACCGCGACCGTGCTGACCGCCAACAACACCGTGGTCAACACCATCGACTACAAGAACACCGGCATCATCCTGCGCGTGCTGCCGCGCGCCAATGCCAACGGCAATGTCGTGCTCGACATCGAGCAGGAGATTTCGAACATCGCCGCCGGCAGCGCCAATTCGCTGACGCCGACGATCTCGCAGCGCCGGGTCAAGAGCTCGATCGCGGTGACCAGCGGCCAGACCGTGCTGCTCGCCGGCCTGATCAGCGAGACCGAGAACAGGCAGCGCCAGGGCCTGCCGATCCTGGATTCCATTCCCGGCGTGGGCGATGCCTTCTCGCACCAGACCAACGCGCGCAGCCGCACCGAGCTGATCCTGTTCATCCGCCCGACCGTCATCAAGGACGGCGTCGATGCGCATGTCATCGCCGAGGAGATGCGCAGCAAGATGAACAGCCGTCTGGTCGGGACCAGCAATCCCGTCGTCACCGTGAGCCCGCCCAAGGCGGCGCGCTGA
- a CDS encoding prepilin-type N-terminal cleavage/methylation domain-containing protein codes for MERQPTSSATRAEGLRDARGFALIEILCVLAIIGLLVAIILPAIPRSTTRARLESYAVETAALLKADRNAALRRQVRVVTQVDAEARAIRSGVTGRTIRLPGDVVVQATLASRCADRATGRSIDFFPSGMSCGGTIALARPGMGYEVRVNWLTGGVEIVPQKLL; via the coding sequence GTGGAACGGCAGCCGACATCGTCAGCAACGCGCGCTGAAGGTCTTCGCGACGCACGCGGATTCGCGCTGATCGAGATCCTGTGCGTGCTCGCGATCATCGGCCTGCTGGTAGCGATCATCCTGCCGGCGATTCCGCGCTCGACGACGCGTGCCAGGCTGGAGAGCTACGCGGTCGAGACCGCGGCGCTGCTCAAGGCCGACCGCAACGCGGCGTTGCGCCGGCAGGTGCGGGTGGTGACGCAGGTGGACGCGGAGGCGCGCGCGATCCGCTCCGGCGTCACCGGGCGGACCATCCGCCTGCCGGGCGATGTGGTCGTGCAGGCGACGCTGGCCTCGCGCTGCGCCGATCGCGCGACCGGGCGGTCGATCGATTTCTTTCCGTCGGGCATGTCGTGCGGCGGTACGATCGCACTGGCGCGGCCCGGCATGGGCTACGAGGTGCGCGTCAACTGGCTGACCGGAGGCGTCGAGATTGTCCCGCAGAAGCTGCTCTGA
- the gspG gene encoding type II secretion system major pseudopilin GspG: protein MTKDPSLRRGRRRARRGEAGFTLVEMLVVITIIGMIMALVGPRVLNYLSESKAKAAKIQIESFSSALDLYYLDVGRYPTSNEGLVGLTRTNNQAGWNGPYLRGGVVPNDPWGHVYVYRSPGASAPYEIISLGSDGQEGGSGTAADIVSNAR from the coding sequence GTGACCAAAGATCCATCGTTAAGGCGCGGCCGGCGGCGCGCGCGGCGAGGGGAGGCCGGCTTCACCCTGGTGGAGATGCTGGTCGTCATCACCATCATCGGAATGATCATGGCGCTGGTCGGCCCGCGGGTGCTGAACTATCTCAGCGAGTCCAAGGCGAAGGCGGCGAAGATCCAGATCGAGAGCTTCTCGAGCGCACTCGACCTCTATTATCTCGATGTCGGCCGCTATCCGACCTCCAATGAAGGCCTCGTCGGACTGACGCGCACGAACAATCAGGCCGGCTGGAACGGGCCTTATTTGCGTGGCGGCGTGGTGCCGAACGATCCCTGGGGCCACGTCTATGTCTATCGATCGCCGGGTGCGAGCGCGCCCTACGAGATCATCTCGCTCGGATCGGACGGTCAGGAAGGCGGCAGTGGAACGGCAGCCGACATCGTCAGCAACGCGCGCTGA
- a CDS encoding PulJ/GspJ family protein, which produces MSRRSCSDAAGFTLIEALVALAIIAVMLGTIGSVIATTAKGTRSIDQHLALSGTAERLLADLPARGLLKPGRQSGELAGSRWRVDVAPMNVAGGDPATDRFVPMAVNLRLQRADGSAIQVTTVKLVPRGTR; this is translated from the coding sequence TTGTCCCGCAGAAGCTGCTCTGACGCCGCCGGCTTCACCCTGATCGAGGCGCTGGTCGCGCTCGCGATCATCGCGGTCATGCTCGGCACGATCGGCTCGGTGATCGCCACCACGGCGAAAGGCACGCGCTCGATCGACCAGCATCTGGCGCTCTCGGGCACGGCCGAGCGGCTGCTGGCGGACCTGCCCGCGCGCGGACTGCTGAAGCCCGGCCGGCAGAGCGGCGAGCTCGCCGGCAGCCGCTGGCGCGTCGATGTCGCGCCGATGAACGTGGCCGGCGGCGATCCCGCCACCGATCGTTTCGTGCCGATGGCCGTTAATCTGCGCCTGCAGCGCGCCGACGGCAGCGCGATCCAGGTCACGACCGTGAAGCTGGTGCCGCGGGGCACGCGATGA
- a CDS encoding type II secretion system F family protein: protein MPNYRYRALNANGELVSGAIAAPAPGDVAQRIERLGLVLVDNVTPEEGGAAGSVFSLFSRPKPEDVTIFTRDLALLLRAGARINDGLELLAADPDFGRLRPVVADIRSRVISGESFAEALARHEGLFPPMYIALVRVGEASGSLDQVLEVLAGERARSEALRRRLSDAIRYPLFVLGAAGCVLLFFLTFVLPQFASVLQDFGAKVDPVVGVFLNISTFLRGNSDAVLAGLAAVIAATWLVLRQERIRRGITNVIVRLPAIRNIMSAYRTALFCRNLGLLLGSGVNLTTTLRILIDMMATTGPSAVWSDAADRVRHGSKLSDALAETEALPPMAVRMLRLGDETGQLPMLSGRVAEFYEAKLQRTLDRAVGIAGPAAIIAISLVVGGLITSVMTALMSVSQIVG from the coding sequence ATGCCGAATTATCGCTACCGCGCGCTCAATGCCAACGGCGAACTGGTCTCCGGGGCCATCGCCGCGCCCGCGCCCGGCGACGTCGCGCAGCGGATCGAGCGGCTTGGCCTCGTTCTGGTCGACAACGTCACCCCGGAAGAGGGCGGCGCGGCGGGCAGTGTCTTCAGCCTGTTCAGCAGGCCGAAGCCGGAAGACGTCACCATCTTCACCCGCGATCTCGCGCTGCTGCTGCGCGCCGGCGCCCGCATCAATGACGGACTGGAGCTGCTCGCGGCCGATCCCGATTTCGGCCGGCTGCGTCCGGTCGTTGCCGACATCCGGTCGCGCGTCATCTCGGGCGAGAGCTTTGCCGAAGCGCTGGCGCGGCACGAGGGGCTGTTTCCGCCGATGTATATCGCGCTGGTCCGGGTCGGCGAGGCCTCCGGATCGCTCGATCAGGTGCTGGAGGTGCTGGCCGGCGAGCGCGCGCGCAGCGAGGCGTTGCGGCGCCGGCTGTCGGACGCGATCCGCTATCCGCTGTTCGTGCTCGGCGCGGCCGGCTGCGTGCTGCTGTTCTTCCTCACCTTCGTGCTGCCGCAGTTCGCCAGCGTGCTGCAGGATTTCGGCGCCAAGGTCGATCCGGTCGTCGGCGTCTTCCTCAACATCTCGACCTTCCTGCGCGGCAATTCCGATGCGGTGCTGGCGGGCCTTGCGGCCGTCATCGCCGCGACATGGCTCGTGCTGCGGCAGGAGCGTATCCGCCGCGGCATCACCAATGTGATCGTGCGGCTGCCGGCGATCCGCAACATCATGAGCGCGTACCGCACAGCGCTGTTCTGCCGCAATCTCGGCCTGCTGCTCGGCAGCGGCGTCAATCTCACCACCACGCTGCGCATCCTGATCGACATGATGGCGACGACCGGCCCGTCTGCGGTCTGGAGCGATGCTGCCGACCGTGTCCGCCACGGTTCGAAACTGTCCGACGCGCTGGCCGAGACCGAAGCGCTGCCGCCGATGGCAGTGCGCATGCTCAGGCTCGGTGACGAGACCGGACAATTGCCGATGCTCTCGGGGCGCGTTGCCGAATTCTACGAAGCCAAATTGCAGCGCACGCTCGACCGCGCGGTCGGCATCGCCGGGCCTGCGGCGATCATCGCAATCTCGCTCGTCGTCGGCGGCCTGATCACTTCGGTGATGACGGCGCTGATGTCGGTGAGCCAGATTGTCGGTTAG
- a CDS encoding PilN domain-containing protein, whose product MSSLNSLRAIVDAWTGTVAGTLVATLERMVSPRVVRLVEGETGAFALEVAKSENVPKEIAFEDGKFASPNLAQIVRGSRVEIVLRPQRFLFRPLELPARAADFLDGIVRAQIDRLTPWSASEAVFGCSRPLAQGRESITTEIAAAPRKLAMGYVEALSGFHPSAIAIATDGPAGAHIKVFEQKSRGAVDPARLSRMLQAVLVLVAVAAVIGSVAAGYLADSLSAQESELDRQITQRRAALRGGDGGERSPLALLERRKYETAASVIVLESLSRILPDHTYVTELHLSGNKIQIGGITRDAPSLIPLIEQSQHFTRATFYAPTTRSSSDPGERFHIEAQIEPRNAP is encoded by the coding sequence ATGAGTTCGCTCAATTCCCTTCGCGCCATCGTCGATGCCTGGACCGGCACCGTGGCCGGCACGCTCGTGGCCACCCTGGAGCGGATGGTGTCGCCGCGCGTGGTGCGGCTGGTCGAAGGCGAGACCGGCGCGTTCGCGCTGGAGGTCGCGAAGTCGGAGAACGTCCCGAAGGAGATCGCGTTCGAGGACGGCAAGTTCGCCAGTCCCAATCTCGCGCAGATCGTCCGCGGCAGCCGCGTCGAGATCGTGCTGCGGCCGCAGCGCTTCCTGTTCCGTCCGCTGGAGCTGCCGGCCCGCGCGGCGGACTTCCTCGACGGCATCGTGCGGGCGCAGATCGACCGGCTGACGCCCTGGAGCGCGAGCGAGGCCGTGTTCGGCTGCAGCCGTCCGTTGGCGCAGGGCCGCGAGAGCATCACGACTGAGATCGCGGCGGCGCCGCGCAAGCTGGCGATGGGCTATGTCGAGGCGCTGTCCGGCTTCCACCCCTCCGCGATCGCGATCGCGACCGATGGGCCCGCCGGCGCGCATATCAAGGTGTTCGAGCAGAAGTCGCGCGGCGCTGTCGATCCCGCGCGGCTAAGCCGGATGTTGCAAGCTGTGCTGGTCCTCGTCGCGGTCGCCGCGGTGATCGGATCGGTCGCCGCCGGCTATCTCGCCGACAGCCTCAGCGCGCAGGAGAGCGAGCTGGACCGCCAGATCACCCAGCGCCGTGCCGCGCTTCGCGGCGGCGACGGCGGCGAGCGCTCGCCGCTCGCGCTGCTCGAGCGCCGCAAATACGAGACCGCAGCGAGCGTGATCGTGCTGGAATCGCTCAGCCGGATATTGCCTGATCACACCTATGTCACCGAGCTGCATCTTTCCGGCAACAAGATCCAGATCGGCGGCATCACGCGCGATGCGCCCTCGCTGATCCCCCTGATCGAGCAGTCGCAGCATTTCACCCGCGCGACCTTCTATGCGCCGACGACGCGGAGCTCCTCCGATCCCGGCGAGCGCTTCCACATCGAGGCGCAGATCGAGCCGAGGAATGCGCCATGA
- a CDS encoding general secretion pathway protein GspK: MRHEIGALRDRRGFIVVAVLWMLAALAALALIYLTYVTNTAVTVAVNSDRLQADALVNAGLELAAYRLTAQNEAVRPTSGTFNARVGAGRVSVTFRSEAARVDLNMAPKAVLAGLMTALGVSADNAPVYADRILAWRSSMEPGQDNPEDSYYRTLGASYLPRHAPFPHSDELWLVRGIPPAVVERVLPFVTVFSNMRAVNVLDAAPQVVAALPGMTPQTLQQLLRDRTDPNIDPRSLITLAGGTNATVEGSRAYRLTVAVEAPSRRQSSAEIVILLLESGDEPYRVLSWHNAFDGSAGKPL, encoded by the coding sequence GTGAGGCACGAGATCGGCGCGCTTCGCGATCGCCGCGGCTTCATCGTCGTCGCGGTGCTCTGGATGCTGGCGGCGCTGGCCGCGCTCGCGCTGATCTACCTGACCTATGTCACCAACACCGCGGTCACGGTCGCCGTCAATTCCGACCGGTTGCAGGCCGATGCGCTGGTGAATGCCGGGCTCGAGCTTGCAGCCTACCGGCTGACGGCGCAGAACGAGGCCGTGCGCCCGACCAGCGGCACCTTCAACGCCCGTGTCGGGGCCGGCCGGGTGAGCGTGACGTTCCGTTCGGAGGCCGCGCGCGTCGATCTCAACATGGCGCCGAAGGCGGTCCTCGCGGGCCTGATGACGGCGCTGGGCGTTTCCGCGGACAATGCACCTGTCTACGCCGACCGGATCCTCGCCTGGCGCTCGTCGATGGAGCCCGGCCAGGACAATCCGGAGGATTCCTACTACCGCACGCTTGGTGCGTCCTATCTGCCGCGCCATGCGCCGTTTCCGCACAGCGACGAGCTCTGGCTGGTGCGCGGCATTCCGCCCGCCGTGGTCGAGCGCGTGCTGCCTTTCGTCACCGTGTTCAGCAACATGCGGGCGGTGAACGTGCTCGACGCTGCGCCGCAGGTGGTGGCGGCGCTGCCCGGCATGACGCCGCAGACGCTGCAACAGCTGCTGCGCGACCGCACCGATCCCAACATCGATCCGCGCTCCCTGATCACTCTGGCCGGCGGCACCAACGCGACCGTCGAGGGCTCGAGGGCCTACCGCCTCACGGTGGCCGTCGAGGCGCCGTCGCGCCGGCAGAGCTCGGCCGAGATCGTCATCCTGCTTCTCGAAAGCGGCGATGAGCCCTATCGTGTATTGTCGTGGCACAACGCCTTCGACGGCTCCGCCGGAAAGCCTCTGTGA
- the gspM gene encoding type II secretion system protein GspM has protein sequence MSSGMSGAGIGSGNAVSRALAGSPLIAVTLYVAVTGGLLLMAGLSIADVIAHRQALAQTSDLLDQLRGRKGGAKNAAAAMAEHPGTPFLEGPTVTVAGANLLQRVAAAVGNVGGSVQSSQVDVSGAQVKDGFVGLVVSCELDQPALQKVLYDLEAGMPFLFVDQLDVQVPQATALNEAATGRVRVILGVSGQWQAGK, from the coding sequence ATGAGCAGTGGCATGAGCGGCGCAGGGATCGGAAGCGGAAATGCGGTCAGCCGGGCGCTCGCCGGCTCGCCGCTGATCGCGGTCACGCTCTACGTCGCGGTGACAGGCGGGCTGTTGCTGATGGCGGGCCTGTCGATCGCCGATGTCATTGCCCACCGCCAGGCGCTGGCGCAGACCTCCGACCTGCTCGACCAGCTGCGTGGCCGCAAGGGCGGCGCCAAGAATGCGGCAGCCGCAATGGCCGAGCATCCCGGCACGCCGTTCCTGGAAGGGCCGACGGTGACGGTCGCGGGCGCCAATCTGCTGCAGCGGGTTGCCGCCGCCGTCGGCAATGTCGGCGGCTCGGTGCAGTCCTCGCAGGTCGACGTCTCAGGCGCGCAGGTGAAGGACGGCTTCGTCGGCCTCGTCGTGAGCTGCGAACTCGACCAGCCCGCGCTCCAGAAGGTGCTCTACGATCTCGAAGCCGGCATGCCGTTCCTGTTCGTCGATCAGCTCGACGTCCAGGTGCCGCAGGCGACCGCACTGAACGAGGCCGCCACCGGCCGCGTCAGGGTGATTTTGGGCGTCTCCGGCCAGTGGCAGGCGGGGAAGTAA
- a CDS encoding GspE/PulE family protein — protein MRDLSAESFRQHLLEKYSLPLRAHAHVDKSANPALTRPLRELWEATDLSAADFADEVSDYFGLPRLSLPQLLAATPRLDGFSRRFLRESTIFPFYEPNDVFRLAVADPSDTAAIRAAEIVFGAPVDVVVASYEDITTVLDQRADADDASADRTGKGIAQQSDDDIESLRDLASGAPVVRALNDLLERAVDLRASDIHVEPFRAGLTVRMRVDGLLRALPSPHGIPPQALISRIKILASLNIAERRLPQDGAARVRVGRSEIDVRVATMPTQHGESAVIRLLPRDRGLLEMSKLGLATRDESAMTRLLAMPHGMIVVTGPTGSGKTTTLATMLSILNEPTRKILTIEDPVEYEIPGINQSQVKPSIGLTFASAMRAFVRQDPDVIMVGEVRDAETAHIAIHAALTGHLVLTTLHTETAAAAVPRLIDLGIEGFLLKSTLRAVVAQRLVRMLCDRCKVPHTLTEADLARDPRFAVIGFKCGEVVHEAGGCERCGGTGYRGRNGVFEILEMSDEVRTLIGPQTDSHSIDAAAMRGGMTTMLEDAVAKCRAGLTTVPEVFRVTTVR, from the coding sequence ATGCGAGACCTTTCCGCAGAGAGCTTCCGGCAGCATCTCCTCGAAAAATATTCTTTGCCGCTGCGGGCGCACGCCCATGTGGACAAGTCAGCCAATCCCGCGCTCACGCGCCCCTTGCGCGAATTGTGGGAGGCCACCGATCTTTCCGCAGCCGACTTCGCCGATGAAGTCTCCGATTATTTTGGTTTGCCGCGGCTGAGCCTTCCGCAATTGCTCGCGGCCACGCCCCGCCTCGACGGTTTTTCGCGCCGTTTCCTGCGTGAATCCACCATCTTTCCCTTTTATGAGCCGAATGACGTGTTTCGGCTGGCTGTCGCCGACCCCTCTGACACGGCCGCCATTCGCGCCGCCGAAATCGTGTTCGGAGCGCCGGTCGATGTCGTCGTGGCGTCATATGAGGATATTACCACGGTCCTCGATCAACGGGCCGATGCCGATGATGCAAGTGCCGATCGAACCGGCAAGGGCATTGCGCAGCAGTCCGACGACGACATCGAGAGCCTGCGCGATCTCGCCAGCGGCGCGCCGGTGGTGCGTGCGCTCAACGATCTCCTCGAGCGTGCGGTGGATCTACGAGCCAGCGACATTCACGTCGAGCCATTCCGCGCCGGACTCACGGTGCGCATGCGCGTCGATGGCCTGTTGCGCGCGCTGCCGTCGCCGCACGGCATCCCGCCGCAAGCGCTGATCTCGCGCATCAAGATTCTCGCCAGCCTCAACATCGCCGAACGGCGGCTGCCGCAGGACGGTGCCGCGCGCGTGCGGGTCGGGCGCAGCGAGATCGACGTCCGCGTTGCGACCATGCCGACGCAGCATGGCGAGAGCGCCGTCATCCGCCTGTTGCCGCGCGACCGCGGCCTGCTGGAGATGAGCAAGCTGGGCCTCGCCACGCGCGACGAGAGCGCGATGACGCGGCTGCTGGCGATGCCGCACGGCATGATCGTCGTCACGGGACCGACCGGCAGCGGCAAGACCACGACGCTCGCGACCATGCTGTCGATCCTGAACGAGCCGACGCGCAAGATCCTCACCATCGAAGACCCCGTCGAGTACGAGATCCCCGGCATCAACCAGTCGCAGGTCAAGCCGTCGATCGGGCTGACCTTCGCCTCCGCCATGCGCGCCTTCGTGCGCCAGGACCCCGACGTGATCATGGTCGGCGAGGTCCGCGACGCCGAGACGGCGCATATCGCGATCCATGCCGCACTGACCGGCCATCTCGTGCTGACGACACTGCACACCGAGACCGCGGCGGCCGCCGTGCCACGCCTGATCGATCTCGGCATCGAGGGCTTCCTGCTGAAGTCCACATTGCGGGCAGTGGTCGCGCAACGGCTGGTGCGCATGCTGTGCGACCGCTGCAAGGTGCCGCACACGCTCACCGAGGCCGATCTCGCCAGGGATCCGCGCTTTGCCGTGATCGGCTTCAAGTGCGGCGAGGTCGTGCACGAGGCCGGCGGCTGCGAACGCTGCGGCGGCACCGGCTATCGCGGCCGTAACGGCGTGTTCGAGATCCTAGAGATGTCCGACGAGGTGCGTACGTTGATCGGCCCGCAGACCGACTCCCATTCGATCGATGCCGCCGCGATGCGAGGCGGCATGACGACGATGCTGGAGGACGCGGTCGCCAAATGCCGGGCGGGTCTGACCACCGTGCCCGAAGTCTTCCGCGTCACGACGGTGCGCTAG
- a CDS encoding prepilin peptidase yields the protein MTDQAPHEGVGPPLALSVALLLGVFASLVTAPGAEGLYGAYLAALMLAIAANDARHYLIPNELTGAAFALALLRAAAFVPDIGVEALLWPLARAAAVAVPLLLLMAFYRRWRGRDGLGLGDIKLGAVCGAWLDLATVVAVIELAALAAIAAYLANAALRSKRVRGTAFLPFGLFLAPAIWVGWLGESWYTSWFGGWPG from the coding sequence GTGACCGACCAGGCTCCCCACGAGGGGGTGGGGCCACCGCTCGCGCTCAGCGTCGCCCTGCTGCTGGGCGTGTTCGCAAGTCTCGTCACCGCGCCGGGCGCGGAAGGCCTGTACGGCGCGTACCTCGCCGCCCTGATGCTCGCGATCGCGGCGAACGATGCCCGCCACTACCTCATCCCGAACGAGCTGACGGGGGCAGCCTTCGCGCTCGCCTTGCTCCGCGCCGCCGCCTTCGTGCCCGATATCGGCGTCGAGGCCCTGCTCTGGCCGCTGGCCCGCGCAGCTGCCGTGGCGGTCCCGCTGCTGCTGCTGATGGCGTTCTACCGGCGCTGGCGTGGCCGCGACGGGCTTGGGCTCGGCGACATCAAGTTAGGCGCGGTCTGCGGCGCCTGGCTTGACCTGGCGACCGTGGTCGCAGTGATCGAGCTTGCGGCACTGGCCGCGATCGCCGCTTATCTGGCCAATGCTGCACTGCGAAGCAAGCGGGTCCGCGGCACAGCCTTCCTGCCGTTCGGGCTTTTCCTCGCCCCCGCGATCTGGGTCGGTTGGCTGGGGGAGAGCTGGTACACGAGCTGGTTCGGCGGCTGGCCGGGCTGA
- a CDS encoding general secretion pathway protein GspJ: MKGLAINRLRRALADEAGFTLLEVLLATLLMTVILAALATVTAQWLPNWNRGIARVQRAERLATGLDRIVADLSVAEQMTVNGDARAPLFDGAELSVTFLRTALGPSARPGLEFIRLIEKADAQGLALVRERAPFQPMPTDGQIRFVDQVVLIRAPFRVSFSYAGPDGQWQPVWRGQPQLPDRIRITVRDGASGQVLAVSAAAVPHINAPAECARAKNAATCVAARGRPQQAEKEEQQL; encoded by the coding sequence ATGAAGGGTTTGGCGATCAACCGCCTGCGCCGCGCGCTCGCCGATGAGGCCGGCTTCACTTTGCTCGAAGTGCTGCTGGCGACGTTGCTGATGACCGTGATCCTGGCGGCGCTGGCGACGGTGACGGCGCAATGGCTGCCGAACTGGAATCGCGGCATCGCCCGGGTGCAGCGCGCCGAGCGCCTCGCCACCGGCCTCGACCGCATCGTCGCCGACCTCTCGGTCGCCGAGCAGATGACGGTGAACGGCGACGCGAGGGCGCCGCTGTTCGACGGCGCCGAATTGTCGGTGACCTTCCTGCGCACCGCGCTCGGCCCGAGTGCGCGTCCGGGGCTCGAATTCATCCGCCTGATCGAGAAGGCCGATGCGCAGGGGCTGGCGCTGGTGCGCGAGCGCGCGCCGTTCCAGCCGATGCCGACCGACGGGCAGATCCGCTTCGTCGATCAGGTCGTGCTGATCCGCGCGCCGTTCCGCGTCAGCTTTTCCTATGCCGGGCCTGATGGTCAGTGGCAGCCGGTCTGGCGCGGCCAGCCGCAACTGCCGGACCGTATCCGCATCACCGTGCGGGACGGCGCCAGCGGCCAGGTGCTGGCGGTCTCGGCCGCGGCGGTTCCGCATATCAATGCGCCGGCCGAATGCGCGCGCGCCAAGAACGCGGCGACCTGCGTGGCGGCGCGCGGCCGGCCGCAACAGGCGGAGAAAGAGGAGCAGCAGCTTTGA